The sequence below is a genomic window from Echeneis naucrates chromosome 13, fEcheNa1.1, whole genome shotgun sequence.
CAAGCTGCAGCATGTCCAAAGAGTTAAAGCAGCAGGGGGAGAGTGCATATCAGTGAACTCACATAATCAACAATTAAATGCAGCAGAGTTCAGTGAACAATATGTGTCCTGCTTAGATTGTTCAACAACCTTGATGCTCTTTTCATGATGGTGACATCTCTTTCACCTTAATCCCAGCACTCTGTTAAGTCTTTTCAGGTAGCTTTTACTCCAACTTTCTTTCATCTATTATTCAGTCAGAGCATTTAGCCTCATAGAGCAGCTAGGCACCATAGAAACTGCACCAGAAACTCATAGTCTCTGCCATAATAGCACTATTTACTACGGTTGTCTACTTTGTCTAGGACACCGAATGAGATAGAAAGTCTCGATAATCTGTAAAGCTCTGCTAATAATGACCTTTTTCAATCACTGAGCTAATGAGGCGTCAGatgcgtgtttgtgtcttgTAAAATTTGAGGATAGATGAGAAATGCGTTGACAGTCTGTAATTGAGAGACAGTAACCACCATTTCTCAACCTGAATAATATGTGTAAGAGCATCTGATGAGTGAATGTCTGCAGTGTCAGGGTGGCACCGCAGTAACTCATGAGCCAACAGTatgataaaatgtttatttcaattaatgtggacacacatatatatttgtcTTCAATGAAATCATTTAGAGACAACATGAGCACAAAACAGGAAGATGAATCAAATGAATCtagtcatttcatttctgttatGAATTATTATGAACTGTGGGCTATTTCATAACGTGAGGCCAGTATGGCAAAAATTTCTAATGCAACAGTACACTTTGCTGGGGGAGTTGATATGAGCAGGaacaaagcccccccccccggcctGACAGCACAGGAGAACAGCATGCTGAAGGTGATCAGTTTGGCCTAACTGAGATTGTCTGGGAGTTTCATCACTAGGAAGGCCAGGACCACAGGCCGATGTAACCCAGAGCAGGTGAGAAGCCCACCACAGAGCCTGTTGCACATTCAAGAATGATCTTGTGTCCCCAAATCTCCCTGATGCCTCTTTCTGCAGGCTGAGGAGGTGCCAGGGCCAGCCAGACAACACAAATCAGTACCTGGGGAAGTTTAGTTGGGTCCAGAAACgggcagaaatatgtcatttgcTGCAGACATCATGctagaaaataagaaaaaccaTAAAAGCTGGTAGACCTTGAGCAATTCACAGATTGCCTAACTGACTTCCCTTTTGGTTTTCCCTTGTCAGCGTGGAATGAAAGGCCACCAGGACCACCTGAGTGTGGCTCAGCAGGCAAGAAATGCACAGCACAAAGCTCACTCCAAGGAGTCTATGTCTCCACATACAAGACCCGGTCCTTCACTGTCCAATGAAAGCCAGAGCACAGAAGAAGCACAGTTTGATGGACAGCAGGAGCACGAGGAGAGGGATCGaatatgattaaaatgaaactcCATCTTAATACTGTCCAAAATGCGTTCCAGCATCATCATTGtcagtggtgtgtgtctgtggtaaAGGAAGGTGGCAAACATGGCAGCTGCTGGGGCTGCCCCAAAACCTTAGAAGATGGAGAGGACAGCTCCCATGGTGTCATTATAAGAAACAAAAtccagagtgtgtgttttggccaAAATTGCTAAGGACAGCGACGGCAATTCAACCATCCTttgaagagatgaaaaaaaaaaaagaaagactgtaagcatgagagagagaaagagagagagatagcagATGTGTTTACTCTTCTCCTCATGTCAAGCTCTCTACAGGAAAGTGAAAGTTGTACGCTTGCACTGATATCTCATAAAATATAACAAGTGGACCAGCCACAAGCAGAGATATGGATATTCTTGTTTTGACTTGAAAGGATCTCACAAAGGCAATCATGAGGAGAAACACCTCAgtacattggaaaaaaaaaaaaattatgaacgCTTTCCTCAACAGTCTGTTTAATTTCCCATAGACAGAAATCCTTAAGTAAGCCATGGATTTGGTTTTTGAAGCCCTTAATTATTGCTGTGGAACATGAACAGTATTAAGGggtttctgtttggttttagtgtgtttcagttttaataCACAAAAGTACTTATTGCACGTGAATGCCACTTTAATCATAGCATGATTTAAGTGGGCCTCTGAAATTGAATAAATCTAATGGCTGTCTTGAATGTCAATAAAACTTGAGAGCAGAAAAGGACCCAATTGAAATGGAGTTGTTAGAAAAGGCTCGGTTCAAATTGGCTGGAATATCGTTATTCAACAAGCGATTGCTTCAATGAAAGAATGAATCAAGGCTGAAGTTGCTGATATGCCTTTGTTAGTGTAAATTAGGCAGAAACTGAAAGCAGCATTTCTGCACAGCCTTCCATGTACAAGGAGGACAAGCACTGCTGCACACAGACGCAGACACCTGGGACTGTGTACAGATTGAGATATCAGAGGCAGACACACTCATAAAAGTTTTTTCGGGCTAGCTGAAAGAAACACATATGATCTCAAAAAGGACTCGATAAGAGACACAGTTCATCCACTCATTTACACGTGTTATAAAGTTCACTTCTCTCAGGTAATGAGCtatctgagaaaataaaaggttgTTTTCAACATTGTAtcaaatgtttacatttgtgGCATCTAAAGATTGTAGAATTGAACTTATTTGTCCAAATGGTAGAAAGTTTTGTGTCTCGTTCTAGTTTTGTTCACTTGTGACCTCTGTCTCTGAGCACAATGTGCCTTCCATGTCAGAACCAAAAGAGTATCCAAACACCGTTTCCCACAGTTCATTTGAAAAAGGGTCAGAGTTGGCTGAGCTTGGTTTGGGATTAATGCATGCCAGAAAGTATCCCAGTCCAAGGATATAAAACTTCCACACATCATATCCGATTGTTCCAGCCAATCATTAGTGATCCACTGCTCATTTGCTATGTTGTTATTGATCAGCTCGTCGTATAAAGATTGATAAAAAGACGAGAAGCAGAGATGTGTCATGTGGGCACATCTAGTCTTCATAATATGAATGATATGAAAATAACAACTTCTATAAGTGAATAAATGTCCTTTGCATCCTGATCTAAAATAAACGTTGCCACAACTCTGGCAGGGGATTCCTGGATGGTTTCAAcaattatttgcattttcattttcatagttcttaaaaaggagaaacattAAGACCCGCAGAGAGTACTCTACATGttaagaaagaaacatttgaaaaagaaaattgtgagagagaaaaaatttgAATGAAAGAAGGGGGATATGCTGCAAcgctttgaaaatgaaatgaggaaTTACAGTACCTTTGGAATCACTTCATGGTAGGCAAGACACACTTCTGTCCCTCTGAGGGCATCCATTAGCATCTGAATCCCAAATCTGCCAAAGTCATCATCTGCAGACACAAGCCCCACCCAGGTCCACCCCATCAGGCACAGCAGCTCAGCCATGGCCGCTTGTGAAGCATCACTGGGCATTGTGCGGAAAAAGTGTGGGTACCTCCTCTTCtcgctcaaacacacacaggaggctGAATAGCTCACCTGAAGAAAAATATCAGTGGTTATTGCACAGTTAGAGGTAGACAAGGGGAGAGTCGCTCAGAGGAGAGACTCTCCCCGCTGCATTTGACCAATCTTGACAATGCAGGAGCAGCGAGCAACTATTCTGGCAATGAGCTGCAGTCTTTTGGGCAAGGTTATTTGGAAGAACATATATAACACTTAACACCTATAGGAGCTGCAAAAGAAAACTCATTAAGGCAGAGAAGTTGAAAATGGGCCTTTGAGGACCTATTGATGACCCGCAAGTTCATTCCTGAAAGACGGTAGTGTGAAACTGCACAATTCAACACAATGTGAAAGACAAGCAGAGACACATGTCGTACATTAACACAGCACTGGATGcaattagacatttgaggatgtgtgtatgtatgtgcatcACCAACTATAACTGTCACTTCAGGCAGGGATCCACATTTGGAGTTTGTCAGATTAATTCTCTGTCCTCTCCACATAGCCATGGCTGATAACAGAGTTGTGCTTTCTGCCAGGCAGGTATCTGCTTCCAGATATCCAAGAGTGAAGTTGAGCAGGAGATTTGTGATATTGTTAATTTCCTCCACTGCAAATATCATGACCTGAAGCCAACGATAGGCACGCTGGTTAAAACTGCACACAGGAAAAATGGCCGTCAGAAATGAGGACATGGCATATTACTGTGCATTAAAATGAACTTCACTCGGTTCACTTACACATGTTTAAGAAAAAGGCTGTCAGCATTTCACATGAAACATTAACTGCCTCTTTGTTGAAAGTCCAACACAGGTTGTGATGCCTTCAGATGAACAAGGAACAGCCCCCCAATTAGGACATCACCAATTCTGTAGACACTGCCTGAGATAGAGTCCAGATCATCCCAGCAAGGCAGCAGGGGAGCGGAGTACAGCTGTGCATCTCCTGGATGATAGAAAAACAGTGAGGGAAGGTAAATGCAGCATAGCAAGTATGAGTAGGACTGATTAGTTAACATGAGTGTGTTCCACCCTAATAAAAGTGTTGAACATAGTAagagtcaaaaaaaacaaaaagcccaaaacccccaaatgtttaaattctgtggtggttcttttcatttttaaagagtATGCCAACAGTTGCTCAGCATATAAGAGTCACAATGAgtccaaacacaaactcataCCTCACCTCGACTCAGAAATACAGATGGAAATAAACTCCCTCAACAACTCAGCAACTGTTGTTGCAGGTAATTCCTCTGCACACCAGAAGGAAGAGACAAGCGATACAATTGATATATAGAAATTGCAGTCACCAGGGAGGGCAATTAGATTCTGTCTtagcaggaggagaaaatgactttgtttttgaaggAAGAGAACACAAGTTTTGGTAATTTGGAGTATAAACACGAAGGAGGAAAAACCAGGTGTTTCACTCATAGGAATAGCTGCAGCAACGGTGCTGCAGTGTAATGTCTCTCATCTTAATATGAGGCGCCATATCTTACTACCAAAAACTACTTTCTTTCTGTTGccgctcttattttgaaagattATATTAAACACGCAGGTAGATTCAGTGTATTTGATGGTCACCAGAAAGCACATGCTTCAGTGACTGCAGGGACGGGGTAATTTGATGTCATCCGAGATTACATTTGACCCCATACCTTCTCAGTTCTAACCTTTGGATGATGGGCTATATGTGCCCATGTGAGGGTTCTTATGTTGATGTACAATTAGCAGGAGGAATAGATCAGAGAGGTTAGATGAGAGAAGAGCTGTCATTTTCAGGATCAGGCCCTCTCAGTGTTCATCCAATTACACCACGAGAGTCCTCTATTTTTCGctcccctctttttctcccttcctgTCACTCTTTCTGCCTTTCACTTTCGAGACTGGCTGATTTCTCTCTTCATTTGCTTTTCTCCTTCCGCCTTTGTTAGCGCTTGGAGAGTCGCCAGTAATTACTCCTCTCCTCTTGTCTGCCCCCGTCTTTGGCTTTAAAGAATTCGTTTTGGAATTATAGCCTACCttatatacatttttagaaaaatacGATTCATTTGCATTCTTGTGTAGAGTTAGCCTGCCAGCTAGCCTGGCAGAGAGAAGTCGTGGTTTCATGGGTGTCTGAGATTTCTTTTCAGAATTAGTTTTATTGTGTTACAGTTGAATAGATTCCCTCTGTTTCCAATCCGTGCTAAGCTAACTGTTTCTGGCAGTAACCACCTGTGAGCGTGGGATCAATTTTCTCATCTCACTCTAAGTGAAAATATTTCTCAGTCCAGCAAACAATTACTGTCGAGTTTCTGCATGGTTTCCTTCAGGTATTTTACAGTGGCCAGGTCTTCTTTTAGTGTTTACATTTCCCAGGTCTTGACTGAAAATGAAGAGAGACCAAGCATGTGCTTCCcgaaaatgtatattttaccCCCATACATGCAGTCACACTACTTTACTTTACTgcatgaatttttttatttccaaagtaATACAGTTTTATATGTTTGATTGTGTCTCTTCGCTTTATTATCTTATTTGTGCTTCTAATGTAGGCACTTTGCATCTTTTGCATAAAATATATCTTAAATTACTTAAAATTCTGCTTATTATGAAACTGAAAAGTTGGTGCACTTATTCACATTGGACAGGGCGGGTGTGCTCCTATAAAACAGAAtcttggagaaaaagaaaaaaaaaaagaaaaagggatgaATTGGATTTGCGTCTTTGTACTTCTGCTATTGACCCTGCTCACCTATTgaactaaatgaaaaagaaaacactctaGAGACAAGGTTGCCAGTCCCAGCTGCAGCAGCGCGCCCAGGGGGATACAGGAAGAAGGGCTCTGAGTCCGGCACAGCTGGGACCTGGTCCATAGGGGAAAGTACGTGTTGGGAATGGGAACAATTGAAATTTCTTTCAGTGATAATATGTTTTTTGTTAATGTTGAGAGGGGAAGAGGCTAAAGATAGATGCGACCATTATAGGCCTAAAATGGATTTAATTTCAAGTCCACCCGATGTGTTCCTTCCTGCCCCGCCGGATGCTAACATCAAATCTTCACAGCACAAAGCCTGGCTTTGCACCCATCACCACAAAAAGATTAGCACGCAGATAGGTGCCATGAACAAGAGAGGTAAGAAATCTACATAGCATAGCATAACACTGTGTTCATATAGACATAACATATTCAGACATGCCAACAATACTTTGTtattgtttctgtatttgttttctagCTGAGCATCCAGCAGCTTCATCCCACAAACTCTTCCCTATTCTGCTGATGGTTGGATGGATTGTTGGTTGCGCAGCAGTTGTCtactttgtcttcatttttccTTGGGtacatgattttatctttaaagTATGTGAAACACTTGTGTATACTTGTAACAGTGCATGAGCAATACAGAAGGTATGTCCTTCAGATAGAAATAAGTGTCTGTATATGCCTGAATCCATTTcaggcttgaaaaaaaaaaaagaagcttgaaTGTATTTTTAGCCACGAGCATTGGGTGGCTGTGAAGGTAGCAATGGATCTTGGGCTGTCACTCCGACAGTCCAACACTTTGATCCAGGCAGAAATACATCAGAAACTATTTAATAGATTGTCAAAGACCATTGTATAGACATTTGTCTTTTCCAGAACACAAAGTCAGGATCCCCTAACTTTGCCCCAGCACCATTACAAGGCtgatgtttgtgattttcatttaattgtaGTATTGATTCTCATATGAATTAATTACAGTAACCCCCATGATTCCTTGGTTTTTAATTCAAACTAAATGGAGGAGATTACGATTTCAGACCATTCTAATTTCACAGAGGTGCAGTCAGTGCATCATgagaaaaaaaggacacaagTAAATACTATCATCTGTTCCTCTGTCAGAATTTACCAGATAGGCTGCAGTCTTTAGCTTTGTTTGCTCTACAAATGGATTCTGATTTTCTTTCCTTGACAGAAACGTGGTATGCTAGGAAGAGACTGAAATCATCACAGAAATGAAGGAATGAGAAGAACGTCTCTATGTTATGATATTCATTTTCTATTCAAAACATGTAGTGGATAATTTGTCGAGCGTGGAAGTGCTTGAATAAAGGTTGGCTTGCAGCTGATCTCGGCCATGGTCTAGAAGTAAAATAGAGGTCAAGGTAGCCGTAATTCCCTGTCCCATTATCAATGAAtccaataaatatatttttttggtttgcttgtCAATTTAATGCATTCAAATCTTCTTCTCCACATGTCTGATTGAAATCCATTAAGTCTACAGTCAATACCTCCGTCCATGTGTTTGTACATCTGTGTCCTCAGTGAATTCATGTCACACAGCTGGGCATCAAAACTATCGGGTGCTGGAACTAGCACTCCGGTTGCCATAGATACCACAAGCcgctctttttttattattgttattttgcttGGCCCCACGCTCTCATCGGACGTGAGGACGAAAacagtggaaagaaaattaGTTGGGGAAATGCACTTTCTTGAACACTTTTAATTGTTAGGTACAGCAGTGGCTTTGGGGAGTATTTTTTCTAATTAGCTGTATTAGGAAAAAGCatttaatgaattatttaacTTTTGGCACATCATTGCACTCAAGATGAAAGCTGATTTAAGCACAACCTCAAATAGTTCATCCAGCATTTGGATTCAGGTACAAACTATCAAACAACTCAAGTTTGCCAGGCATGTCAGCTCATAAGCTGCTGTTACAACTGAGCCTCTAAATATGTGATAGCCCTGTCAGCTGAATAGCATTTTGCAGTCTGCATTTAACAGCAGGAAATGAGATTGTCTGGTTGTTAGTGCAGATTGCGCCACAGCCAATTTGCAGTAAGCAGGAGGTGCAACAAGCCTGCGCAGTCTAAATATGCCTATAAACTCAGACTTGGGGGTCATGTTGAACATGGGCAGCAGATGTAAACATCAGTGTGACAGGAAAATGAGGTAGTGATAAAAATTTT
It includes:
- the LOC115053199 gene encoding sarcoplasmic/endoplasmic reticulum calcium ATPase regulator DWORF-like; amino-acid sequence: MNKRAEHPAASSHKLFPILLMVGWIVGCAAVVYFVFIFPWKRGMLGRD